One part of the Alphaproteobacteria bacterium genome encodes these proteins:
- a CDS encoding OmpA family protein, translating to MELVMIKLPLGSIIMAGMLLLASAVPASAGDGLDVVRDTRGGVVTSANGNCVRTKWMTDNSICGAMGRENHVVYFGFNKSSLSADAKASLDALAAQMQGSEKVTGAKIYGYADRIGNPAYNEALSMKRAKAVQSYLSKKGVVNSRVTQTRWFGENVPATNCSDALSHAALVACLAPDRRVEIEFEYAM from the coding sequence TCTGCTCGCGAGCGCCGTTCCGGCCAGTGCCGGCGACGGTCTCGATGTCGTGCGCGATACGCGCGGCGGCGTTGTCACCAGCGCCAACGGCAACTGCGTCCGCACCAAGTGGATGACGGACAACAGCATTTGCGGCGCCATGGGCCGCGAAAACCACGTGGTTTACTTCGGCTTCAACAAGTCTTCGCTTTCCGCCGACGCCAAGGCCAGCCTTGATGCGCTTGCGGCTCAAATGCAGGGCAGCGAAAAGGTGACGGGCGCCAAGATCTATGGCTATGCCGACCGTATCGGCAACCCGGCCTACAACGAAGCGCTTTCGATGAAGCGTGCCAAGGCGGTGCAGAGCTACCTGTCGAAGAAGGGCGTCGTGAACTCGCGCGTCACCCAGACCCGCTGGTTCGGCGAAAACGTTCCCGCCACCAACTGCTCGGATGCGCTTTCGCATGCCGCGCTGGTCGCGTGCCTTGCGCCCGACCGCCGCGTCGAAATCGAATTCGAATACGCGATGTAA